In Gadus macrocephalus chromosome 4, ASM3116895v1, the following proteins share a genomic window:
- the zgc:165507 gene encoding monocarboxylate transporter 2, whose product MPPPAKAVAAVEPPDGGWGWAVVLGAFISIGFSYAFPKATTVFFKDIQKIFGTSYSQTAWISSIMLAVMYAGGPISSILVNKYGCRPIMIMGGFLSSIGMISASFCNSIVQLYICIGVIGGLGLAFNLQPALTMIGKYFFKKRPIANGMAMAGSPVFLSTLAPFNQYLFNAFGWRGSFLILGGILLNCCVAGALMRPLVPPRAKKDEELAPAALTDGPKPEKLSVWETVNRHLDLSLFKHRGFLIYLSGNVIMFLGFFSPIVFLAAYAKDMGVDEYSAAFLLSILAFVDMFARPTMGLLANSRWIRPRIQYFFCFAVLYNGVCHILCPLVSDYTGLVVYAVFFGFAFGMVSSVLFETLMDLVGAPRFSSAVGLTTIVECCPVLLGPPLAGKLVDVTKSYKQMYFCCGVVVIIAAIWLFIGNFINYRLLERERKQADSYKRTETDDPDAAVQYRKGSEGGDKATAELAKKDGKDGEAVQRETNI is encoded by the exons ATGCCCCCCCCGGCGAAGGCCGTGGCCGCCGTGGAGCCCCCCGATGGAGGCTGGGGCTGGGCGGTGGTCCTGGGAGCCTTCATCTCCATCGGCTTCAGCTACGCCTTCCCCAAAGCCACCACCGTCTTCTTCAAGGACATCCAGAAGATCTTCGGGACGTCCTACAGCCAGACGGCCTGGATCTCCTCCATCATGCTGGCCGTCATGTACGCCGGAg gGCCCATCAGCAGTATCCTGGTGAATAAGTACGGCTGCAGGCCCATCATGATCATGGGGGGCTTCCTGTCCTCCATCGGCATGATCTCCGCCTCCTTCTGCAACAGCATCGTCCAGCTGTACATCTGCATCGGGGTCATCGGAG GTCTGGGCCTGGCCTTCAACCTCCAGCCCGCGCTGACGATGATCGGCAAGTACTTCTTCAAGAAGCGTCCCATCGCCAACGGCATGGCCATGGCGGGCAGCCCGGTGTTCCTCAGCACGCTGGCGCCCTTCAACCAGTACCTCTTCAACGCCTTCGGCTGGCGCGGCAGCTTCCTCATCCTGGGGGGCATCCTGCTCAATTGCTGCGTGGCGGGGGCCCTCATGAGGCCCCTGGTCCCCCCCCGGGCCAAGAAGGACGAGGAGCTGGCCCCCGCCGCCCTCACCGACGGCCCGAAGCCGGAGAAGCTGAGCGTCTGGGAGACGGTGAACCGGCACCTGGACCTGTCGCTCTTCAAGCACCGCGGCTTCCTCATCTACCTGTCGGGAAACGTCATCATGTTCCTGGGCTTCTTCTCGCCCATCGTCTTCCTGGCCGCCTACGCCAAGGACATGGGCGTGGACGAGTACTCGGCCGCCTTCCTGCTCTCCATCCTGGCTTTCGTGGACATGTTCGCCCGGCCCACCATGGGGCTGCTGGCCAACTCGCGCTGGATCCGCCCGCGCATCCAGTACTTCTTCTGCTTCGCCGTGCTCTACAACGGCGTGTGCCACATCCTGTGCCCGCTGGTCAGCGACTACACGGGCCTGGTGGTGTACGCCGTGTTCTTCGGGTTTGCGTTCGGCATGGTGAGCTCGGTGCTGTTCGAGACCCTCATGGACCTGGTGGGGGCGCCGCGCTTCTCCAGCGCGGTGGGGCTCACCACCATCGTGGAGTGCTGCCCCGTGCTGCTCGGACCCCCGTTGGCAG GCAAACTGGTGGACGTCACAAAAAGCTACAAGCAGATGTACTTCTGCTGCGGCGTGGTGGTCATCATCGCGGCCATCTGGCTCTTCATCGGCAACTTCATCAACTACAGACTGCTGGAGCGCGAGCGCAAGCAGGCCGACTCGTACAAAAGGACTGAGACGGACGACCCCGACGCCGCAGTGCAGTACCGGAAGGGCTCTGAGGGGGGCGACAAAGCCACCGCCGAGCTGgccaagaaggacggcaaagACGGGGAGGCCGTGCAGCGGGAGACCAACATCTAG